Proteins from one Lachnospiraceae bacterium KGMB03038 genomic window:
- the mgtE gene encoding magnesium transporter → MLENRQYKELKEELENNMYPVDLADILEEFDQKHLVMVFRLLAKEEAAETFTYMNSDMRELLINALTDSELEEVMEEMYLDDTVDVLEEMPANVVDRLLLATDEETRTQINQLLQYPEDSAGSVMNVDYIALRKEMTVAESILKIRQVGINKETIYTCYVTEKRKLIGQVDVKELLTTSESKTIEEIMETNLLYAHTTDDQEDVAKTINKYGLIALPIVDHEFCMVGIVTVDDAMAVLQEETTEDISIMAGVSPSEESYFGTTILEHVKSRLPWLLFLMLSATVTQMIMNSYEAALAVMPQLAGFIPMLTGTGGNCGSQSSTLVIRGLAVGEIEFADLLKVIWKEVRIAVCISVVLAVVNGVRIVVMGQGDALMALTIGITMACTVVIAKVVGCTLPLIAKRVGLDPAIMATPLISTLVDISTISVYFAIVSYVFHL, encoded by the coding sequence GCCGATATTCTGGAAGAATTTGACCAAAAACACCTGGTCATGGTATTCCGTCTTCTGGCGAAAGAAGAGGCGGCAGAAACCTTTACCTACATGAACAGCGACATGAGAGAGCTTCTGATCAATGCCCTGACGGACTCCGAGCTGGAAGAAGTCATGGAAGAAATGTATCTGGACGATACGGTAGACGTTTTGGAAGAGATGCCGGCAAACGTAGTGGACAGACTGCTTCTTGCCACAGATGAGGAGACCAGGACCCAGATCAATCAGCTGCTTCAGTATCCGGAGGACAGCGCCGGAAGCGTGATGAATGTGGATTACATCGCGCTTAGGAAAGAGATGACAGTGGCGGAATCCATCCTGAAGATACGGCAGGTGGGAATTAATAAGGAGACCATCTATACCTGTTATGTGACGGAGAAGCGGAAGCTGATCGGACAGGTTGATGTGAAAGAACTGCTGACTACCAGCGAGTCTAAGACTATCGAAGAGATTATGGAGACCAATCTTCTGTACGCCCATACTACGGATGATCAGGAAGATGTGGCAAAGACTATTAATAAGTACGGACTGATCGCTCTTCCGATTGTAGATCATGAGTTCTGTATGGTGGGAATCGTAACGGTAGACGACGCCATGGCAGTATTACAGGAAGAAACAACGGAAGATATCAGTATCATGGCCGGTGTCAGCCCTAGCGAAGAGTCCTACTTTGGAACAACGATCCTGGAACATGTGAAAAGCCGTCTTCCCTGGCTGTTATTCCTTATGCTGTCCGCAACGGTGACGCAGATGATCATGAACAGTTACGAAGCGGCGCTTGCGGTCATGCCGCAGCTTGCGGGATTTATCCCCATGCTGACGGGAACTGGAGGAAACTGCGGTTCCCAGAGTTCCACCCTGGTGATCCGGGGACTGGCGGTTGGAGAGATTGAATTTGCGGATCTTTTGAAAGTAATCTGGAAAGAAGTACGGATCGCTGTCTGTATCAGCGTGGTCCTGGCCGTGGTGAACGGTGTGAGGATCGTTGTGATGGGACAAGGAGACGCGCTGATGGCCCTGACGATCGGCATCACCATGGCCTGTACGGTAGTGATCGCCAAAGTGGTGGGATGTACCCTGCCTTTGATCGCCAAGAGAGTGGGATTGGATCCGGCGATCATGGCGACTCCCCTGATCTCTACCCTGGTGGATATCAGCACCATCAGCGTATATTTCGCGATCGTAAGCTATGTATTCCATCTGTGA